The genomic interval CGCCCACGGCGCGGTCAAGCGTGACCAGGCGATCGGTCTGCACCACGAACAGCCATAACCCGGCGCCGGTCAGCAGCAGTGGCACCAGCCCCAGCAGCGGGTCGTACCAGCTCAACAGGCCCACCGCGACGAGCACCACCAGCGGGGTTTCGATGATCTGCCGCCAGAAGGTGATCAGTGCGTCGCGCACTTTGTCGGCATCGCGGGTGGTGCGGGTGACCAGTTCGCCCATGCCGTGGTGCCAGTGATAGCCCAGGTGCAGGCGCTGCACCTGGCTGAGGATGCGTTCACGCAGGCGCGTGAGCAGGGCCTGGCTGAGCACCAGCGACAGCACGGCGGCGGCGTATTGCAGCAGGCCGCGGCCCAGGGCGATGGCCAGCAGCAGCCACAACCAGTGCCAGGCCACGCTGGCGTCCAGGCTGCCGTCGGCCAGGCGCAGCACGGCGCGGCCGGCGCTGACATCATCGACCGCATGGCCGATCAGCCACTGCTGCCAGGCCAGGCCGAGGTTGCCGGCGATGTACAAGGCAGTGACCAGAGCAAAGCGCCAAGGCATTTCGCGGTAGATGGCCAATGCCCGAAGAAGCGGGTGGTTCATGTAGATGCTCGATCAGAATGCGACACCGCCCTTGCAGGAGCGGCCTTGTGCCGCGAATGGGGCGCGACGCGCCCCCCCGGCTCCAGCTGGGTTCAACGGCGGGTAGCGCCCTGGCTCTCCTTGGCATTAAGCACCGCCGTGTACTCCCCCGGGTCTGCCCCGTTCAGGTAGTAGTTGCCCACGTTGTGCAGCCGCCAGCGGATCGGGTCGTGGGTGGTGTGCACCCGGGCATTGCGCCAGAAGCGGTCGAGGTTCCACTTGCTCAGCGAAGCGCTGGCCCCCAGCAACGAGAACAAGTCGCTGGAAATCTTCAGCGATGCAGCATCGGAATGCGCACGGGCGGTAGCGACCGACAGGATCAGCTCATCCTGCAACGCCTTGTTCTCCGGGTCGCGCTCGTGTTCGTCGAACACCCGCGCCGCCTCGCGCAGCACCGACTCAGCGCCGCGCAGCGCCACGGCGTACTCACCGACCTGGCGAATGACATGCGGCTCGTCACTGGCGCGCTCCACGCCGCTCTCCACCCAGGCCCGGGCATGCTCGCGCAAGTACTCGACAGCCGCCTGCAAGGCGCCAGCGGCGATGCCGGTGTCGATGGCGGCGTGGAGGATCTGCGGGAAGGTCAGGCCAGTGCGTTTCATCGGCCCGTTGCGGCGGGTCAGGTAGCGCTCATCGAGCACGATGTTGTCGAAATTCACCGTACCGCTCACCGAGTTCTGCTGGCCAAAGGCTTGCCAGTCATCGATCAGGGTCAGCCCCGGAGTGTCGCGGTGCAGCAGCACGCCGACGCCGCCGTCTTCGCTGGCGGCGGTCAGCGAGATCCACTCGGCCAGGTAGGAGCCTGTCGAGTAGAACTTGCTGCCGTTGAGCACCCACTGGCCATCGGCGCGGCGCTCGACGCG from Pseudomonas fortuita carries:
- a CDS encoding acyl-CoA dehydrogenase family protein, which codes for MSAIEPSPARRLTSETEAIETARQVAAHIAELAADPRNNGQLPHRQAELLSSSGLTAIAVPAQFGGLGASVQTVVETVRLVSTADGGVGQLLQIHNVMLRGIFTGYPDEIRDRLIADVLAGKRFGNALAEVGGKNKFALKTRVERRADGQWVLNGSKFYSTGSYLAEWISLTAASEDGGVGVLLHRDTPGLTLIDDWQAFGQQNSVSGTVNFDNIVLDERYLTRRNGPMKRTGLTFPQILHAAIDTGIAAGALQAAVEYLREHARAWVESGVERASDEPHVIRQVGEYAVALRGAESVLREAARVFDEHERDPENKALQDELILSVATARAHSDAASLKISSDLFSLLGASASLSKWNLDRFWRNARVHTTHDPIRWRLHNVGNYYLNGADPGEYTAVLNAKESQGATRR